The stretch of DNA GCAAGCTAATGAAGATCCGCTCGACTTGCATGTATTAGGCACGCCGCCAGCGTTCGTCCTGAGCCAGGATCAAACTCTCCAAGAAAGAGTTATGAGTTAGCTCATAAAGTTAAAACGTTGGCTCATGTTCTTCTATAATAGAAGCCATGATAATTTATTGTTTGTTGACGCTTGTTTGTTTAGTTTTCAAAGAGCAATTTTTTCGCGTCACCCGTAGGCGACTTAAATAATATATCATGCTGTTATTGTTTCGTCAACACTTTTTTAAAAAGTTGTTAACCGCTGTTCAACAGCAACGTTTAATATAATAACAACTTCCGCTTGCTTGGTCAATAGCTTTTTACAAAAATATAAAACGCCGCTTCAAAAGCGGCGCTCCTTCTTTATATAATCCACGTCTGAATGGCAACCAACGCAAACACGCCTGGTATTCCTAGCAGCCCTGATACTGCTGCGGTTGCAATGTTGATTGGCACATAAATTCCGAAGCTGGTTCCGAAAGCGTTAAGAAAAAATAAAAAGATGGCTCCAATCAAGACCTTCACTGCACTCTGTCCGATGAAACGAAGCGGTTTTGTCGGTGCTCCTATTATAAGCAGCAAAAAGATCAATCCACCAAGGACCGATATGACAACTATAGGATCCATACTCTTCCCCCTTACTTCAATGTCTTGTACATTTTTATGTACAAGTTATCAAAATAAGACCTTATTGTATGGAAAAAACATCACTTTGTCTTAATGGTGATCTTCCTATGCTTTGCTTCTTTAAAAAGAAAGAAGTACTTGGCTTCGGCAATTTTTGCTTCAGTGATAAACTCTTCTGATGGATCGAAGCTTCGTTCAACCAATAGCTTTTGATTATTCCAGTTCCTCTTCATGCTGTCCAGCTGTTCCAGTAGTTTATGGTCGAATTCTTTTCTAAGCCATTTCTTTTTACGAAATAACATGACTTTCCTCCAGTAGAGTTTCTTCTTTTAAATGGAGTTAAACTTCCCTCCGGCCTTCTAACGCTTTAGATAGTGTGACTTCGTCCGCGTATTCAAGATCTCCACCGACTGGCAGTCCGTGCGCGATCCTTGTAATCTTAATTCCGGACGGCTTCAGCAGCCTTGAGATATACATGGCTGTTGCTTCCCCTTCGATATTAGGGTTCGTAGCAAGTATGACTTCCTGGACAGTTTCATCCTGCAGTCTCTTCAATAAATCTGGTATATTTATATCTTCTGGGCCGATTCCATCCATAGGCGAAATCGCTCCATGAAGTACATGATAGAGACCATTGAATTCCTTCATCTTTTCCATTGCAATAACGTCCTTAGGATCCTGTACAACACAAACCACACTGCGGTCGCGACGCTGGTCTTCACATATATAGCAAGGGTCCTGGTCGGTTATATGGCCACAAACAGAGCAGTAAGTCAGGTTGCGTTTTGCGTTGACTAATGCCTTAGCGAAATCCAAAACAGTTTCTTCCTTCATACTTAATACGAAAAAAGCCAGACGAGCGGCCGTTTTCGGGCCGATACCTGGCAATTTCATAAAGCTGTCAATCAGCTTTGATATTGGTTCAGGATAATGCATTCTGTTATATTCCTCCTAGAACATTCCCCCAGGAAGGTTCATGCCCTTTGTAAATTGGCCCATTGTCTTATTTGTCAACTCTTCGGCTTTTTTCAACGCATCATTCGTTGCTGCAAGAACAAGGTCCTGAAGCATTTCAACATCATCAGGATCGACAACTTCCTGCTTGATTTGCACATCGACGATTTCTTTATGGCCTGTAACGATAACAGTTACCATGCCGCCGCCAGCTGAACCTTCAATTTTTTCTTCTCCTAATTGGACTTGAGCTTCTTCCATTTTCTTTTGCATTTTCTGCATTTGCTTCATCATATTTTGCATATTACCCATTCCACGATTCATGTTAACGTACCTCCAAATTTAATCTTGTATTTGTATTAATTCATCGCCAAATAATTTCTTAGCTTCGGCAATCAGCGGGTCTTCACTTGCAGTAGCTTGCCCTTCCGATGCTCCGTCGCCTCTCTGGCTGATAAAGTTTTCCCTTATTTTAAGCCACTGGTCTTCCGGCACACCAACTACCTGCATCCTTTTACCGGTATAATCATTCATCGCACCGCTGACGATTTCAGTGAATCTGGTGTTTTCCATTGCCATCTGACAGTGAATCTCATATTTGAATTTTATCACTACTGCCTCATCTGATGCAGCAACTGGCTCTGCTTCATTCAATAATGCAGCCTGAGAACGCATTTGGTTCGCGGCAAGCATTTCGAGCAGGTCTCCCCAACGTCCCTTAATTGTATGGAGATTTGTCTTGGTAGCACTTTTCAGTACCTCGTTTATCTTTCCGGTCGGAGCCTGGAAGCCTTTACGGTTTGGGCGAGGCGCTTTTTTAGCAGCAGCAGGTTCGCTTGCCGCCATGCCAGGATTTTGCTGGAACTGTGCCAGTTTTTCCTCGAGCTGTTCGATCCTTCTTAATAATGGTTCAACCTGAACATTACTGGACGGATTTTGATTTTCCAGCTGACATAGCTTGACGATTGCTACCTCAAGGAAGATACGGGGATGGTTTGTCCAACGCATCTCTTGCTGTGCTTTATTCAAGACTTCGATCAATTCATAGATCTGAGCTGGCTCGACCTGGTTGGCAAGCTCCTGGAAATCATCGTCCAGCATTACTCGCTCCATTGATTCCTCCAATGCCGGTGCTGCCTTGTGCAGGAGCATATCGCGGTAGAAGAAAATCAGGTCCTCTATGAACCTTGCAGGATCCTTCCCTTGTAAAAGCAGTTCTTCCAAAGCTTCCAGCCCAGCTGCCGCATTCCGTTCATGAATCGCTCTGGCTAGCTGGTTCAGGAAATTCTGTGATACGGTACCTGTTACCGTGAGTGCATCTTCAATCGTAACTCGATCCTGGCTGAATGAAATCGCCTGATCAAGGAGACTTAAGGCATCACGCATACCGCCTTCTGCAGCCCTGGAAATGATTTGCAGGGCTTTATCATCGCAATCCACTCCAGATTCCCCAACAATTTGCTTCATCCTGCCAACGATTGCCTGAGCTGTGATCCTCTTAAAATCAAATCGCTGGCATCGTGAAATGATAGTGAGTGGAATCTTATGGGGCTCAGTCGTAGCGAGGATAAAGATAACATGCTTCGGAGGCTCTTCAAGGGTTTTCAGCAATGCGTTGAACGCTCCGATGGAAAGCATATGCACTTCGTCAATGATATATACTTTATACTTCACGACGTTCGGCGCATATTTAACCTTATCACGGATATCCCGGATTTCTTCGACACCGTTATTGGAAGCAGCATCGATTTCAATTACATCAGGAATCGAACCATCGGTTATCCCACGGCAAGCATCGCATTCGTTGCAAGGCTCGGCCGTTGGAGCTTTTTCGCAGTTAACCGCTTTTGCCAAAATTTTCGCAGCACTCGTTTTCCCAGTCCCCCTGGGACCGGAAAAAAGATAGGCATGTGATATTTTTTGTTGAAGCAGAGCGTTTTGCAGTGTCGTTGTGACATGTTCCTGCCCGACCACATCAATGAACTGCTGTGGACGCCAGACACGATATAAAGCTTGGTAGGCCAATGACACCGCTCCCTTCGATTTATTATCCTTCCTATTATAACGCAAATAACTTTCAATTTCACTTTTACCAAAGGAAGTTTTTATCCTTTTTAAAGCGACAAAAAACTCATCTCCATAAAAGAGATGAGTTGAATGTATAATATTTAACTGCCGCGCACCTTCCGTCGACTGAATACCATAAGCGTTACTTAAGCAGTTAGCTCGGCCCAGGCAACCCTGCGGCACATGGGAGCGTCCACTTAATGCTGCTTCCTTCCGGACCTGACATGGTTCATGGATTCCCATTGCGCAGGACCCGGGCGTCAACACCACTTGCTTAAGGCAGACCCTACAGTAAATCAGCCTCAGGAAGGGATTCATCCCCGCTAGAGCGGATTGCGGGTACAGGGCACCGCTACCTCCCCGACTAGCACGGCAAAATTGAAACCTTATTTAGGTGTGTCTCAAGGACACATACATAGTATACTAACTCACGGACTAAAAAGCAATGCTTATCCCCTGTCAATTCCTGTATGTTGTTCCAATTCCTCTTTCGCCTGTTTCTTTTTCAGCTTCTTTTTCTCCCGCAGATTCCTGAAAAAGTCCGATAGGAGCGCTCCGCATTCTGCTTCCAGCACGCCTGTCACCACTTCACTTTGATGGTTGAAGCGCTCATCCTGGAGAATATCCATGAAGGTCCCTGCACAGCCGCCCTTCGGATCCTTTGCACCATAGACCACTTTTTGCACCCGGGACAGCATGATTGCCCCCGCACACATCGGGCATGGCTCCAGTGTTACATAGAGAATCGCATCCTCAAGACGCCATGTGCCAAGCTTCTGGCACGCCTTATCGATCGCAAGCACTTCTGCATGGGCAATGGAGCTTTGCTTCGTTTCGCGGAGATTATGGGCGCGGGCAATAATCTCACCGTCCAGGACAATAACCGCACCAATCGGCACCTCATCCATTTGCCCTGCTTTTTTCGCCTCTTTAATCGCCTCAAGCATAAATTGTTCATCCTGGGTAAGTTGAGCTTCCATCTTTCCCTCCGCTAAAAATATTAATAGTTATTTCCAATTGGTTTAATAATCCCCCGCCGGTAAAAATATAAAGGATAAGGAGAGGATTGTTCATGCCAAAGATTGCTCTATTGATCATCGATATGATCAATGATTTTAATTTTGATGCAGGGGAAGCCCTCGCAAAAAACACCCAAAAAATCATCGACCCTATTTTAAAGTTAAAGAAATCTTTCAATGAAAAAAACATGCCCGTTATCTATATTAATGACCATTATAATCTATGGCAGGCTGATTTTGAAAAAATCATGGATCATTGCTCAAATGAAACGAGTGAGGAAATCATCAAAAAGATTGCTCCTGAAAAAAATCAGGACTATTTCTTGATCAAACCCAAACACTCCGCTTTTTATGGAACGGCGCTTCATACCCT from Mesobacillus boroniphilus encodes:
- a CDS encoding YaaL family protein translates to MLFRKKKWLRKEFDHKLLEQLDSMKRNWNNQKLLVERSFDPSEEFITEAKIAEAKYFFLFKEAKHRKITIKTK
- a CDS encoding isochorismatase family cysteine hydrolase; translated protein: MPKIALLIIDMINDFNFDAGEALAKNTQKIIDPILKLKKSFNEKNMPVIYINDHYNLWQADFEKIMDHCSNETSEEIIKKIAPEKNQDYFLIKPKHSAFYGTALHTLLQQLKVDTLVLSGIAGNICVLFTANDAYMREYSLIVPEDFIASNYGEDNKYALTMMKNVLSAETKPSKELDL
- the dnaX gene encoding DNA polymerase III subunit gamma/tau; amino-acid sequence: MAYQALYRVWRPQQFIDVVGQEHVTTTLQNALLQQKISHAYLFSGPRGTGKTSAAKILAKAVNCEKAPTAEPCNECDACRGITDGSIPDVIEIDAASNNGVEEIRDIRDKVKYAPNVVKYKVYIIDEVHMLSIGAFNALLKTLEEPPKHVIFILATTEPHKIPLTIISRCQRFDFKRITAQAIVGRMKQIVGESGVDCDDKALQIISRAAEGGMRDALSLLDQAISFSQDRVTIEDALTVTGTVSQNFLNQLARAIHERNAAAGLEALEELLLQGKDPARFIEDLIFFYRDMLLHKAAPALEESMERVMLDDDFQELANQVEPAQIYELIEVLNKAQQEMRWTNHPRIFLEVAIVKLCQLENQNPSSNVQVEPLLRRIEQLEEKLAQFQQNPGMAASEPAAAKKAPRPNRKGFQAPTGKINEVLKSATKTNLHTIKGRWGDLLEMLAANQMRSQAALLNEAEPVAASDEAVVIKFKYEIHCQMAMENTRFTEIVSGAMNDYTGKRMQVVGVPEDQWLKIRENFISQRGDGASEGQATASEDPLIAEAKKLFGDELIQIQD
- the recR gene encoding recombination mediator RecR, which codes for MHYPEPISKLIDSFMKLPGIGPKTAARLAFFVLSMKEETVLDFAKALVNAKRNLTYCSVCGHITDQDPCYICEDQRRDRSVVCVVQDPKDVIAMEKMKEFNGLYHVLHGAISPMDGIGPEDINIPDLLKRLQDETVQEVILATNPNIEGEATAMYISRLLKPSGIKITRIAHGLPVGGDLEYADEVTLSKALEGRREV
- a CDS encoding pro-sigmaK processing inhibitor BofA family protein; protein product: MDPIVVISVLGGLIFLLLIIGAPTKPLRFIGQSAVKVLIGAIFLFFLNAFGTSFGIYVPINIATAAVSGLLGIPGVFALVAIQTWII
- a CDS encoding YbaB/EbfC family nucleoid-associated protein; its protein translation is MNRGMGNMQNMMKQMQKMQKKMEEAQVQLGEEKIEGSAGGGMVTVIVTGHKEIVDVQIKQEVVDPDDVEMLQDLVLAATNDALKKAEELTNKTMGQFTKGMNLPGGMF
- the tadA gene encoding tRNA adenosine(34) deaminase TadA; its protein translation is MEAQLTQDEQFMLEAIKEAKKAGQMDEVPIGAVIVLDGEIIARAHNLRETKQSSIAHAEVLAIDKACQKLGTWRLEDAILYVTLEPCPMCAGAIMLSRVQKVVYGAKDPKGGCAGTFMDILQDERFNHQSEVVTGVLEAECGALLSDFFRNLREKKKLKKKQAKEELEQHTGIDRG